In the Vibrio gigantis genome, one interval contains:
- a CDS encoding DUF1481 domain-containing protein, whose product MKKAFLLVSLLSTFLIGCSSTSPRKNLEQFETHTGGQVMGDATSFYWVTNKLTQPHTSADYVTVGDYGWYQTDYAWSEGVLREFIREGEQRNSSNELVPYRVHVRFNKSGEAVYQQYRIDSKILPIQSKQLENYQKEAESVLETTMKQNDEGLRLVQGYWDRSSFKTCAGGEFDRIEFNQTLPSFVINRLASVESYAAFLGSDSLGKMSVEELLMLAEDSHDCVVRPSLLKE is encoded by the coding sequence ATGAAAAAAGCATTTCTTCTCGTTTCACTATTATCGACATTTCTCATTGGCTGTTCTTCAACAAGCCCTCGCAAAAACCTAGAGCAATTTGAAACTCACACCGGCGGCCAAGTTATGGGCGACGCGACAAGTTTCTACTGGGTTACAAACAAGCTTACACAACCTCATACTTCAGCTGACTATGTCACTGTGGGTGATTACGGCTGGTACCAAACTGATTATGCTTGGTCAGAAGGCGTGCTTCGTGAATTTATTCGTGAAGGTGAGCAGCGTAATTCTTCTAATGAGCTGGTTCCTTATCGTGTTCATGTACGTTTCAATAAGTCAGGCGAAGCTGTGTATCAACAGTATCGTATCGACAGCAAAATTTTACCTATTCAATCTAAGCAACTCGAAAACTACCAGAAAGAAGCTGAGTCGGTTCTAGAAACTACGATGAAGCAGAATGATGAAGGGCTCAGACTGGTTCAGGGTTACTGGGATCGTAGCTCTTTTAAGACGTGTGCAGGTGGTGAGTTTGATCGCATTGAATTTAACCAGACTTTACCAAGTTTCGTGATCAACCGATTGGCATCTGTGGAAAGCTATGCGGCGTTCCTTGGCAGTGACTCATTGGGCAAGATGAGTGTGGAGGAGTTACTGATGCTGGCTGAAGACAGCCATGATTGTGTCGTTAGGCCGTCATTGTTGAAAGAATAG
- the hupA gene encoding nucleoid-associated protein HU-alpha — protein sequence MNKTQLIDFIAEKADLSKAQAKAALEATLGGVTDALKDGDQVQLIGFGTFKVNHRAARTGRNPKTGDEIQIAAANVPAFVAGKALKDSVK from the coding sequence ATGAACAAGACTCAATTAATCGACTTTATTGCTGAAAAAGCGGACCTTTCTAAAGCACAAGCTAAAGCTGCTCTAGAAGCGACTCTTGGCGGTGTTACAGATGCTCTTAAAGACGGCGATCAAGTTCAGCTAATTGGTTTTGGTACTTTTAAAGTAAACCACCGTGCAGCTCGCACTGGTCGTAACCCAAAAACTGGTGATGAGATCCAAATCGCTGCTGCAAATGTTCCAGCATTTGTTGCAGGTAAAGCGCTGAAAGATTCAGTGAAATAA
- a CDS encoding CNNM domain-containing protein, whose product MLLLTIYVSIAIGVSFICSVLEAVLLSISPSYIAQLKQNGHPAAKSLDKLKTDIDRPLASILTLNTIAHTIGAATAGAQAAVVFGSQWLGVFSAVLTLGILVLSEIVPKTIGATYWRQLAPASASVLRWMVFFLTPFVWFSEQITKRLARGHQAPKMRDELSAMAILAKESGEFAEGESKILSNLLGIQDVPVTQVMTPRPVVFRVDAEMSVNTFLEQHKDTPFSRPLVYSEQSDNIIGFVHRLELFRLQQAGCGEKALGEVMRPIHVLLNNMGLAKAFDQMMANRLQLSLVVDEYGTIQGIITLEDIFEHLVGEEIVDEADKTTDMQELAFQRWEKWKETHGVIENRDDEDELEEETPADNDSSDSKSADDDDMSKDKASKDKAQNEDKKDA is encoded by the coding sequence ATGCTGCTGCTAACTATTTACGTCTCCATTGCTATTGGAGTTTCTTTCATTTGTTCTGTTTTGGAAGCTGTGCTTTTGAGTATTAGTCCGAGCTACATTGCTCAACTAAAACAAAATGGGCACCCTGCAGCAAAGTCTTTAGACAAACTGAAAACAGATATTGACCGCCCGCTTGCGTCAATTTTAACACTCAATACCATCGCGCATACTATCGGTGCTGCGACAGCGGGCGCACAAGCAGCTGTTGTTTTTGGTAGTCAATGGTTAGGTGTCTTCTCTGCCGTGCTAACTCTGGGTATTTTGGTTTTGTCTGAGATTGTTCCAAAAACCATTGGTGCAACCTACTGGCGTCAACTTGCTCCGGCTTCAGCAAGCGTGCTTCGTTGGATGGTGTTCTTCCTAACACCGTTTGTATGGTTTTCAGAACAGATCACCAAACGTCTTGCTCGTGGCCACCAAGCACCAAAAATGCGTGATGAGTTGTCTGCGATGGCTATTTTGGCAAAAGAGAGCGGTGAGTTTGCAGAAGGCGAGTCAAAAATCCTGAGCAACCTACTGGGTATTCAAGATGTACCCGTGACTCAGGTAATGACGCCGCGCCCAGTGGTATTCCGTGTTGATGCGGAAATGAGTGTGAATACGTTCCTAGAACAACATAAAGACACACCATTCTCACGCCCGCTGGTTTACAGCGAGCAGAGTGACAACATCATTGGTTTTGTTCACCGCTTAGAACTGTTTAGATTGCAGCAAGCCGGGTGTGGTGAGAAAGCTCTGGGTGAGGTAATGCGCCCTATCCACGTATTGCTGAACAACATGGGTTTGGCTAAGGCCTTTGACCAGATGATGGCAAACCGCCTGCAACTGTCTTTAGTTGTGGACGAATACGGCACCATTCAGGGCATCATCACCCTAGAAGACATCTTTGAGCACCTAGTAGGTGAAGAGATTGTCGACGAGGCGGATAAGACGACTGACATGCAAGAACTGGCGTTCCAACGCTGGGAAAAGTGGAAAGAGACACACGGTGTTATCGAAAACCGCGATGACGAGGACGAGCTAGAGGAAGAAACTCCAGCAGATAATGATTCCTCAGATTCAAAGTCAGCGGATGACGACGACATGTCAAAAGATAAAGCATCAAAAGACAAAGCGCAGAACGAAGACAAAAAAGACGCTTAA
- a CDS encoding YjaG family protein: protein MLQNPLQVRLEKLEPWQQITFMACLCERMYPNYAMFCENTEFAEARIYRDVLDSIWEILTVKTAKVNFERQLEKVEELFPSADDFDFYGVYPAMDACQGLATLIHGLLDREHMFEAVIKVSQQSVKTVAELEFAQGAEEVTNENQKENEAVCEEWDVQWAIFRPLRETTERDLELIKDLRHELREDPVSNIGVEL, encoded by the coding sequence ATGCTTCAGAATCCACTGCAGGTTCGTCTTGAAAAGTTAGAACCTTGGCAACAAATTACCTTTATGGCGTGTCTATGTGAGCGTATGTACCCTAACTATGCCATGTTTTGTGAAAATACAGAATTTGCGGAAGCTCGAATCTATCGTGATGTTTTGGATAGCATTTGGGAAATCCTAACGGTTAAAACGGCAAAGGTGAACTTTGAACGCCAATTAGAGAAAGTAGAAGAACTATTTCCTAGCGCAGATGATTTTGACTTCTATGGTGTTTACCCAGCAATGGACGCATGCCAAGGCCTAGCTACGCTAATTCATGGCCTGCTTGACCGCGAGCATATGTTTGAAGCTGTGATTAAAGTAAGCCAACAGTCGGTTAAAACGGTTGCTGAGCTTGAGTTCGCTCAAGGCGCTGAAGAAGTGACGAACGAAAACCAGAAAGAAAACGAAGCGGTATGTGAAGAGTGGGACGTTCAGTGGGCCATTTTCCGACCTCTACGTGAAACGACTGAGCGTGACTTAGAGCTGATCAAAGACCTACGCCACGAACTGCGCGAAGATCCAGTCAGTAACATTGGTGTTGAGTTATAA
- a CDS encoding D-2-hydroxyacid dehydrogenase, which produces MNNFTNKLYILTEHDDTYTQLILNQDLPDLEITQNPELAEIVLASPPLIAERLNEFKTLDWVQSTYAGINKLTQPELRQDYTLTNVKGIFGPAIAEYVLGYAISHFRHFPHYHQQQQQRNWQPQLYSSLTDKTMVILGTGSIGSHLAKTATAFGIHTIGVNRTGIPSKQETYKDTFHINELEAALKQADIVVNTLPSTAETYQLLNQTTLGYCSNVLLFNVGRGESIDNKALLLAIKNRWVEHAFLDVFESEPLSQDHPFWRLPQVTITPHIAALSEPRQVVEIFAENYKQWRDGFTLNHVIDFDKGY; this is translated from the coding sequence ATGAACAATTTTACGAATAAGCTCTATATTCTTACTGAGCATGACGATACCTATACGCAACTGATTCTAAACCAGGATTTACCCGACCTAGAAATCACTCAAAACCCCGAGCTAGCTGAGATTGTATTAGCGTCGCCTCCTCTGATAGCCGAGCGTCTCAACGAATTTAAAACGCTTGATTGGGTACAAAGCACCTACGCTGGCATCAATAAGCTCACTCAACCAGAGCTTCGTCAAGATTACACGCTGACCAACGTCAAAGGCATCTTCGGTCCTGCTATCGCAGAATACGTTTTAGGTTACGCAATCAGCCACTTTAGACACTTTCCTCATTACCACCAGCAACAACAGCAACGAAACTGGCAGCCACAGCTTTATTCTAGCCTAACTGACAAAACCATGGTGATTTTGGGAACGGGGTCTATTGGTAGTCATTTAGCCAAAACCGCGACGGCTTTTGGTATTCATACCATAGGTGTCAACCGTACGGGCATCCCATCCAAACAAGAAACCTATAAAGATACCTTCCACATCAATGAGTTAGAAGCCGCTCTAAAGCAAGCAGATATTGTGGTCAATACCCTGCCATCAACAGCTGAAACCTATCAACTGTTGAACCAAACCACGTTAGGTTACTGCTCTAATGTGTTGCTGTTTAATGTCGGCAGAGGGGAAAGCATCGACAACAAAGCTTTGCTGTTAGCGATTAAAAACCGATGGGTAGAACACGCATTTTTAGATGTATTTGAAAGCGAGCCCCTTTCGCAAGATCACCCTTTCTGGAGACTACCGCAAGTGACGATTACGCCACACATTGCTGCACTCAGTGAGCCAAGACAGGTAGTAGAGATCTTCGCTGAGAATTACAAACAGTGGCGAGATGGTTTTACACTGAACCATGTCATTGATTTTGATAAAGGCTACTGA
- a CDS encoding uracil-DNA glycosylase family protein, whose amino-acid sequence MSSSLLKEIRQCTACEPHLSHGANPVIQAHPNARLLIIGQAPGIKVHESSIPWNDASGERLREWLGIDSDTFYDEQKVAIVPMGFCYPGKGKSGDLPPRKECAELWHDKVLQSLPNIQVTLLIGQYAQNYYLKERTTKTLTETVKNWQAWAPEFLPLPHPSPRNNIWLKKNPWFESEVIPYIRKHISEHLAYHDPNA is encoded by the coding sequence ATGTCCTCTTCGTTACTCAAAGAGATACGACAATGCACAGCATGTGAGCCTCACCTCTCGCACGGCGCCAACCCTGTCATTCAAGCACATCCAAACGCGCGCTTGTTGATCATAGGCCAAGCGCCGGGTATCAAGGTGCATGAGTCATCTATCCCTTGGAACGATGCCAGTGGTGAACGCTTGAGAGAATGGCTAGGGATAGACAGCGATACCTTTTATGACGAGCAAAAAGTTGCGATTGTGCCTATGGGGTTTTGTTATCCGGGAAAAGGAAAAAGTGGCGACCTGCCACCACGGAAAGAGTGTGCTGAACTCTGGCATGACAAAGTGCTGCAATCCCTACCCAATATTCAAGTGACACTGCTGATTGGTCAGTATGCGCAAAACTATTACTTGAAGGAAAGGACAACCAAAACACTGACTGAGACAGTAAAAAACTGGCAGGCTTGGGCACCGGAATTTTTACCACTTCCCCACCCTTCACCACGCAATAATATCTGGCTCAAGAAGAACCCATGGTTTGAAAGTGAGGTTATTCCTTACATCCGAAAGCACATCTCGGAGCATTTGGCCTACCATGATCCAAATGCCTAA
- the hemE gene encoding uroporphyrinogen decarboxylase: MTELKNDRYLRALLKQPVDYTPVWMMRQAGRYLPEYKATRAEAGDFMSLCKNAELASEVTLQPLRRFPLDAAILFSDILTIPDAMGLGLYFETGEGPKFERPITCKADVEKIGLPDPEGELQYVMNAVRQIRKDLKGEVPLIGFSGSPWTLATYMVEGGSSKAFTKIKKMMYAEPQTLHLLLDKLADSVIEYLNAQIKAGAQSVMVFDTWGGVLTPRDYNLFSLQYMHKIVDGLIRENEGRRVPVTLFTKNGGMWLESIAATGCDAVGLDWTINIADAKARIGDKVALQGNMDPSVLYAQPERIREEVGSILEGFGDGGTGHVFNLGHGIHLDVPPENAGVFVDAVHELSKPYHK, translated from the coding sequence ATGACCGAATTAAAAAACGATCGCTATTTACGCGCACTTTTAAAACAGCCTGTTGATTACACACCGGTATGGATGATGCGCCAAGCTGGCCGATATCTTCCTGAGTACAAAGCAACGCGCGCTGAAGCGGGCGATTTCATGTCTTTGTGCAAAAACGCGGAACTGGCATCAGAAGTAACCCTTCAACCTTTACGTCGTTTCCCGCTTGATGCGGCAATCTTGTTCTCAGACATCCTAACTATCCCTGATGCAATGGGCTTAGGTTTGTACTTTGAAACAGGTGAAGGTCCTAAGTTCGAGCGTCCAATCACGTGTAAAGCTGACGTAGAGAAAATTGGTCTACCTGATCCAGAAGGTGAGCTTCAATACGTAATGAATGCTGTTCGTCAGATTCGTAAAGATCTGAAAGGCGAAGTACCACTGATTGGTTTCTCTGGCAGCCCATGGACACTAGCGACATACATGGTTGAAGGTGGCAGCTCTAAAGCATTCACTAAGATCAAGAAGATGATGTACGCAGAACCACAAACACTGCACCTGCTTCTAGACAAGCTGGCTGACAGTGTTATCGAATACCTCAACGCCCAAATTAAAGCGGGTGCTCAATCAGTAATGGTCTTTGATACATGGGGGGGGGTATTGACTCCTCGTGACTACAACCTATTCTCACTGCAATACATGCACAAAATCGTTGATGGCTTAATCCGTGAAAACGAAGGTCGTCGAGTACCCGTAACTCTGTTCACTAAGAACGGCGGCATGTGGCTTGAGTCTATCGCAGCAACAGGTTGTGATGCGGTTGGCCTTGACTGGACAATCAACATTGCAGACGCAAAAGCTCGCATCGGCGACAAAGTTGCTCTGCAAGGTAACATGGACCCTTCAGTGCTTTACGCTCAACCTGAACGTATTCGTGAAGAAGTAGGTAGCATCCTTGAAGGCTTCGGCGATGGTGGTACAGGTCATGTATTTAACCTAGGCCACGGTATCCACTTAGATGTGCCGCCAGAGAACGCTGGCGTATTCGTTGACGCTGTTCACGAACTGTCTAAGCCTTACCACAAGTAA
- the nudC gene encoding NAD(+) diphosphatase — MLKKSDNKMTEQAYWCVVSGSDIWVNNDQFPFGSAEELGLSVEHAICIGQHQGRKVFWLNDCDVENELSMVSLRELLHWPEASFLTASKAIQYGHMTQSMRFCPQCGGRNHLNHNQVAMQCGDCRTLHYPRIFPCIIVAVRNDNKILLAQHPRHKTGMYTVIAGFLEVGETLEQCVAREVKEETGIDVGNIRYFGSQPWAFPSSMMMGFLADYTGGTLKPDYSELSDAQWFDVISLPDVAPVGTIARQLIEKTVDDVVKVGFTE, encoded by the coding sequence ATGTTAAAAAAAAGTGATAACAAAATGACAGAGCAAGCTTATTGGTGCGTCGTTTCTGGTAGTGATATTTGGGTCAATAATGATCAGTTTCCTTTTGGTTCTGCTGAAGAACTAGGACTGAGTGTTGAGCATGCAATCTGTATTGGTCAGCATCAAGGTCGCAAGGTGTTTTGGCTTAATGATTGTGATGTAGAGAATGAACTGAGCATGGTCAGCCTAAGAGAATTACTGCACTGGCCAGAAGCGAGTTTTCTGACTGCAAGCAAAGCTATTCAGTATGGGCACATGACTCAAAGTATGCGTTTTTGCCCGCAGTGTGGGGGGCGTAATCATCTCAACCATAATCAAGTAGCGATGCAGTGTGGGGATTGCCGCACGCTTCATTATCCTCGTATCTTCCCGTGCATCATTGTCGCTGTACGAAACGACAACAAGATATTACTTGCGCAGCACCCAAGGCATAAAACAGGCATGTATACGGTGATAGCGGGCTTCCTAGAAGTTGGAGAGACTCTAGAGCAGTGTGTGGCAAGGGAAGTCAAAGAAGAAACGGGTATCGATGTCGGTAATATTCGTTACTTTGGCAGCCAACCATGGGCGTTTCCATCGAGTATGATGATGGGCTTTCTCGCAGATTATACTGGTGGCACGCTTAAGCCAGACTACAGTGAGCTTTCGGATGCTCAATGGTTTGACGTAATAAGTCTGCCTGATGTTGCTCCTGTTGGAACCATTGCGAGACAGTTGATTGAGAAAACAGTTGATGACGTGGTAAAAGTTGGTTTTACGGAGTAG
- a CDS encoding Rsd/AlgQ family anti-sigma factor, whose translation MVMLNKFKQIQEQWGGSNEVIDHWLETRQSLIVEYCKLAALQPSSSKATAITELPSPEELQKFSQHLVDYISEGHFKIYDMVMDKWQSTGFKATDEINQSYGHIVLTTDPLLNFTDKYAAIEATDTLESFDSELSLVGEILEARFAVEDQLIQQIADSLAVPPGA comes from the coding sequence ATGGTCATGCTAAATAAATTCAAACAAATACAAGAACAATGGGGTGGCTCTAATGAAGTCATCGATCATTGGCTCGAAACTCGACAGTCTCTAATCGTTGAGTATTGTAAGCTTGCCGCTCTACAGCCTTCATCGTCGAAAGCAACTGCAATCACCGAACTGCCTTCTCCAGAAGAACTCCAAAAATTCAGCCAACATCTTGTTGATTACATCTCCGAAGGTCATTTCAAAATCTATGACATGGTGATGGACAAATGGCAGTCTACTGGCTTCAAAGCAACAGACGAAATCAACCAATCTTATGGTCATATCGTTCTTACCACAGATCCACTGCTCAACTTCACCGATAAATACGCAGCCATTGAAGCGACTGATACACTAGAAAGCTTTGATAGTGAGTTATCACTCGTTGGTGAGATCCTTGAGGCTAGATTTGCGGTTGAAGACCAGCTGATTCAACAAATTGCCGACAGCCTAGCAGTTCCACCAGGAGCGTAA